From a single Ursus arctos isolate Adak ecotype North America unplaced genomic scaffold, UrsArc2.0 scaffold_34, whole genome shotgun sequence genomic region:
- the HPD gene encoding 4-hydroxyphenylpyruvate dioxygenase has protein sequence MTTYSDKGKKPERGRFLHFHSVTFWVGNAKQAASFYCNKMGFEPLAYKGLETGSREVVSHVIKQGKIVFVFSSALNPWNKEMGDHLVKHGDGVKDIAFEVEDCDYIVQKAREQGAKIVREPWIEQDKFGKVKLAMLQTYGDTTHTLVEKMNYTGRFLPGFEAPASVDPLLSKLPSCSLEIIDHIVGNQPDQEMVSASEWYLKNLQFHRFWSVDDTQVHTEYSSLRSIVVANYEESIKMPINEPALGKKKSQIQEYVDYNGGAGVQHIALKTQDIITAIRHLRERGLEFLAVPSTYYKQLREKLKSAKIRVKESIDVLEELKILVDYDEKGYLLQIFTKPMQDRPTLFLEVIQRHNHQGFGAGNFNSLFKAFEEEQDLRGNLTNLETNGILRGM, from the exons ATG acGACTTAcagtgacaaaggaaaaaag CCTGAGAGAGGCCGATTCCTCCATTTCCACTCCGTGACCTTCTGGGTTGGCAACGCCAAGCAG GCTGCATCATTCTACTGCAACAAGATGGGCTTTGAACCACTAGCCTACAAGGGCCTGGAGACGGGTTCCCGGGAGGTAGTCAGCCATGTGATCAAGCAAGGCAAG ATTGTGTTTGTCTTCTCCTCTGCCCTCAACCCCTGGAACAAAG AGATGGGCGACCACCTGGTGAAACACGGCGACGGAGTGAAGGACATCGCGTTTGAGGTGGAAGATTGTGACTACATCGTGCAG AAAGCCCGGGAACAGGGCGCCAAAATCGTGCGCGAGCCCTGGATAGAGCAAGATAAGTTTGGGAAGGTGAAACTGGCCATGTTGCAGACG TATGGagacaccacacacaccctgGTGGAAAAGATGAACTATACCGGCCGGTTCTTGCCTGGATTCGAGGCCCCAGCATCTGTGGACCCCCTACTTTCCAAGCT gcctaGCTGCAGTCTCGAGATTATCGACCACATTGTGGGAAACCAGCCTGATCAGGAGATGGTGTCTGCCTCTGAGTG GTACCTGAAGAATCTGCAGTTCCACCGCTTCTGGTCTGTGGACGACACGCAGGTGCACACGGAATACAGCTCTCTGCGCTCCATCGTGGTGGCCAATTACGAGGAGTCTATCAAGATGCCCATTAACGAGCCGGCTCTGGGGAAGAAGAAGTCCCAGATCCAG GAATATGTGGACTACAATGGGGGCGCCGGGGTCCAGCACATTGCTCTCAAGACCCAAGACATCATCACAGCG ATTCggcacttgagagagagaggcctgGAGTTCTTGGCTGTTCCATCAACGTACTACAAACAGCTGCGGGAAAAGCTCAAGTCGGCCAAGATCCGAGTGAAGGAGAGCATTGATGTCCTGGAG GAGCTGAAAATCCTGGTAGACTACGACGAGAAAGGCTACCTATTGCAGATCTTCACCAAGCCCATGCAGGATCGGCCCACGCTCTTCCTGGAAGTCATCCAGCGCCACAATCACCAG GGTTTTGGAGCCGGCAACTTCAACTCACTGTTCAAGGCTTTCGAGGAGGAGCAGGACCTGAGGGGCAACCTCACCAACTTGGAGACCAACGGGATCCTGCGGGGCATGTAG